Proteins from one Bacteroidales bacterium genomic window:
- a CDS encoding aconitase/3-isopropylmalate dehydratase large subunit family protein — protein MPSTFVEKIFRAPAGSIVFHRPDLILTHDNTGSIRETFEKMGGQTLPDPDQLVVVLDHNAPPTSAALANTYQSIRDFVAEQGVKKFHDAGSGICHQLMARYAKPGMVILGSDSHTCTSGAFNVMAAGIDRTEAAGLWLRGETWFRVPESMKITLTGRLKQGVYAKDLSLWIIGILGSAGANYMSIEYHGEAVRTLNISDRMTLANLASEMGAKNAVFPADQVLNDFLGEEMEGVWADEGAAYQRELEIDLGEVFPLVAAPHHVDHVKGLSEVSGLDIHQGMIGTCTNGRIEDLREAAAILKNKKVKTGVQLLVIPASREIYQQAIEEGLITIFLEAGANVLSSSCGPCLGTGQGIPADHMRVISSANRNFLGRMGNKNAEIYLASPAAVALSVIHGKITDPRIADKGTEKFPFRKPQPGSISIEEGDRRRKNGVWNYGDIDNLNTDQMFAGNLTYEIQSSDPEAILPHLFKGFDPGFAEELRAGDIILGGDNFGCGSSREHPAVGLAHKGVKAVIVKSVNRIFYRAAVNQGLALIVLPRAVVAYQVGDPVGIDFAAGIVEVGKQQFGFEPLPGKLLEILEMKGLVNWIRNQ, from the coding sequence ATGCCCTCTACCTTTGTTGAAAAGATCTTCCGCGCCCCTGCCGGTTCCATTGTTTTCCACCGCCCGGATCTGATTCTGACCCACGATAATACCGGCAGCATCCGAGAGACCTTCGAGAAAATGGGCGGACAAACGCTTCCTGACCCTGATCAGCTGGTAGTGGTGCTGGATCATAATGCTCCTCCAACAAGTGCAGCCCTGGCCAACACTTATCAGTCCATTCGCGATTTTGTGGCGGAGCAGGGTGTAAAAAAGTTTCACGATGCAGGGAGCGGTATTTGTCACCAGCTGATGGCCCGCTATGCAAAACCAGGAATGGTGATCTTAGGGAGTGACAGCCATACCTGTACCTCGGGAGCCTTCAATGTCATGGCCGCCGGAATTGACCGGACTGAAGCCGCCGGACTATGGTTGAGGGGCGAGACCTGGTTCCGGGTCCCCGAATCGATGAAAATCACTCTCACGGGCAGGCTGAAGCAGGGGGTTTATGCAAAAGACCTGAGCCTTTGGATTATCGGGATCCTGGGATCTGCCGGGGCCAATTATATGTCTATTGAGTACCATGGGGAGGCGGTCCGGACCCTGAATATTTCCGACCGGATGACCCTGGCTAACCTGGCCTCCGAGATGGGGGCTAAAAATGCAGTATTTCCAGCCGACCAGGTTCTGAATGATTTTCTGGGAGAAGAAATGGAAGGGGTATGGGCCGATGAGGGAGCTGCTTACCAGAGAGAATTGGAGATCGACCTTGGAGAAGTTTTTCCCTTGGTGGCTGCACCCCATCATGTGGACCATGTAAAGGGACTGTCCGAGGTTTCCGGTCTGGATATACACCAGGGAATGATTGGCACCTGTACCAATGGCCGGATCGAGGATCTGCGTGAGGCTGCGGCCATACTTAAGAATAAAAAGGTAAAAACAGGGGTTCAGTTGCTGGTAATCCCGGCATCCCGGGAAATCTATCAGCAGGCCATTGAGGAGGGTCTGATCACCATTTTCCTGGAGGCAGGGGCCAATGTGCTGAGTTCCTCTTGCGGGCCCTGCCTGGGAACGGGACAGGGCATACCGGCCGACCATATGCGCGTAATCTCCTCGGCCAACAGGAATTTCCTGGGCAGAATGGGGAATAAGAACGCCGAAATATACCTGGCCTCTCCGGCAGCTGTGGCCCTGAGTGTAATCCATGGGAAGATTACTGATCCGAGAATAGCAGATAAGGGAACGGAGAAATTCCCATTCCGTAAGCCACAACCGGGAAGTATAAGTATTGAGGAGGGAGACCGGCGCAGGAAAAACGGGGTCTGGAATTACGGAGATATCGACAATTTGAATACCGACCAGATGTTTGCCGGTAACCTTACCTATGAGATCCAGAGTTCTGATCCTGAAGCCATCCTCCCTCACCTTTTCAAGGGCTTTGACCCCGGCTTTGCAGAAGAGCTCAGAGCCGGTGATATCATACTGGGCGGAGATAATTTTGGATGTGGAAGCTCCAGGGAGCATCCTGCAGTGGGTCTGGCCCATAAAGGAGTGAAGGCCGTTATCGTGAAATCGGTAAACCGGATCTTTTACCGTGCTGCGGTAAACCAGGGCTTAGCGCTTATCGTTTTACCCAGAGCGGTAGTTGCTTACCAGGTGGGCGACCCTGTTGGCATTGACTTTGCGGCAGGTATTGTAGAAGTGGGTAAGCAGCAATTCGGTTTTGAGCCCCTACCCGGTAAATTGCTGGAGATTCTGGAAATGAAGGGTCTGGTCAACTGGATCAGAAATCAATAG
- the ndk gene encoding nucleoside-diphosphate kinase, with the protein MSGNITFTIIKPYAVSEGHIGPILNKIHAAGFRISAMRMLWLTRGEAERFYEVHKERPFYNDLVEFMTSGPIVVAILQKENAVADYRKLIGDTDPEKAEEGTIRKEFARSMRENAVHGSDSDENANVEASFFFSGLQRF; encoded by the coding sequence ATGTCTGGAAACATCACATTCACCATCATCAAGCCCTATGCTGTCTCCGAAGGGCACATCGGACCGATCCTGAACAAGATTCATGCTGCCGGATTCAGAATCTCCGCCATGAGGATGCTCTGGCTGACCAGGGGAGAGGCAGAACGTTTTTACGAAGTCCATAAGGAGCGTCCCTTCTACAACGACCTGGTTGAATTCATGACCTCCGGTCCCATTGTGGTTGCAATCCTGCAAAAAGAGAATGCCGTGGCAGATTACAGGAAGTTAATCGGTGACACGGATCCCGAAAAAGCGGAAGAAGGCACCATCCGGAAGGAATTTGCAAGGAGCATGCGTGAAAATGCGGTACATGGCTCGGATTCGGATGAGAATGCAAATGTGGAAGCCTCCTTCTTTTTCTCAGGCCTGCAAAGATTCTGA
- the asnA gene encoding aspartate--ammonia ligase, with the protein MMRLIIPEGYKSLITLKETEKILQMLKDHFEAGLSADFRLRRVTAPLFVLKGTGLNDDLHGYEKPVVFPIKDMRGQQAEVVQSLAKWKRMMLRDYDISMGYGVYTDMNALRPDEELDNLHSLYVDQWDWEKAIYPEERTLDTLKDAVIRVWQNIKRTEFFIHTFHANLEPVLPEEITFIHSEQLFEMYPDLSPKERENRIAEKHGAVFIIGIGYTLPDGKPHDLRAPDYDDWSTETVDGYRGMNGDIIIWNEILECAVELTSMGIRVNKAELMTQLELTNKLADAELLFHRRLLNDELPSSIGGGIGQSRTAMQLLRKAHIGEVQSAIWPGEMVDHCRRCGIQLI; encoded by the coding sequence ATTATGAGATTAATCATTCCAGAAGGGTATAAATCCCTGATTACTTTAAAGGAGACAGAAAAAATTCTCCAGATGTTGAAAGACCATTTTGAGGCAGGACTCTCGGCCGATTTCAGGTTGCGCAGGGTGACTGCCCCGCTTTTTGTGCTGAAAGGTACCGGTTTGAATGATGATCTGCACGGTTATGAAAAACCGGTGGTGTTCCCCATCAAGGATATGCGCGGACAGCAGGCTGAAGTGGTTCAGTCGCTGGCCAAGTGGAAACGGATGATGCTCAGGGATTACGATATCTCCATGGGATACGGGGTCTATACAGATATGAACGCCCTCAGGCCTGATGAGGAGCTGGATAATCTTCACTCGCTCTATGTGGACCAGTGGGACTGGGAGAAGGCCATCTATCCGGAAGAGCGAACCCTGGATACTCTGAAGGATGCCGTGATAAGGGTCTGGCAGAATATTAAGAGGACAGAGTTTTTTATACATACTTTCCATGCCAATCTCGAACCGGTCCTGCCGGAGGAGATCACTTTTATTCATTCGGAGCAGCTCTTTGAAATGTATCCCGACCTGTCGCCTAAAGAAAGGGAGAACAGGATAGCCGAGAAACACGGTGCGGTTTTCATCATTGGAATCGGGTATACCCTGCCAGATGGGAAACCCCATGATTTAAGGGCCCCGGACTATGATGACTGGAGTACGGAAACGGTGGACGGATACCGGGGAATGAACGGGGACATTATTATCTGGAACGAGATCCTGGAGTGTGCTGTGGAGCTTACTTCCATGGGAATCCGGGTAAATAAGGCCGAGCTGATGACCCAGCTGGAACTCACCAACAAGCTGGCTGATGCTGAATTGCTGTTTCACAGGCGGCTTCTCAACGACGAGCTTCCCTCTTCCATTGGCGGGGGAATCGGGCAGTCCCGCACAGCCATGCAATTGCTGAGAAAAGCCCATATTGGAGAGGTTCAGTCGGCGATCTGGCCGGGTGAAATGGTGGATCATTGCCGCCGCTGCGGTATTCAGCTTATTTAG
- a CDS encoding SAM-dependent methyltransferase, with amino-acid sequence MKGVLYLVPNTLGNPDTAVTIPEGIKERVNHISLFIVENLRNARRYLKSLNRKMDIDSLTFFELNEHTPPEDIPCFLDQVEKGLDAAIISEAGVPGVADPGAVVVRVAHERGIRVVPLTGPSSILLALMASGLNGQSFCFHGYLPVKRAERIRKIRELEQSVLHKNETQMFIEAPYRNDALLSDILETCHPSTLLCIAADITLDSEFICTMTAGAWKKKKPALHKRPVLFLIGK; translated from the coding sequence ATGAAAGGAGTTCTGTACCTGGTCCCAAATACCCTGGGAAATCCGGATACCGCTGTAACCATTCCCGAAGGAATCAAGGAACGGGTAAACCATATCAGCCTGTTTATTGTGGAAAATCTGCGAAACGCAAGGCGCTATTTAAAAAGCCTGAACCGGAAGATGGATATTGATTCCCTGACCTTTTTTGAACTGAATGAACATACACCGCCTGAAGATATTCCCTGTTTTCTGGATCAGGTCGAGAAGGGCCTGGATGCAGCCATCATCTCCGAAGCTGGCGTTCCTGGTGTGGCAGATCCGGGAGCGGTAGTGGTCCGGGTTGCACATGAGAGGGGAATCCGGGTGGTTCCTTTAACAGGACCCTCCTCAATTCTGCTGGCATTGATGGCTTCCGGATTGAACGGACAGTCGTTCTGTTTTCATGGCTATCTGCCGGTTAAAAGAGCGGAGCGGATCAGAAAAATCAGGGAGTTGGAGCAGTCCGTTTTACACAAGAATGAAACTCAGATGTTTATTGAAGCCCCTTACCGCAACGATGCTCTTCTGTCCGATATTCTGGAAACCTGCCACCCCTCCACACTCCTCTGTATTGCAGCTGATATTACCCTGGACTCTGAATTCATCTGTACCATGACGGCGGGCGCATGGAAAAAGAAAAAACCGGCCCTGCATAAAAGACCGGTTCTGTTTCTCATAGGAAAGTGA
- a CDS encoding FKBP-type peptidyl-prolyl cis-trans isomerase: MCRLCRETFVVMIALMLAACDPPVQEPAEVADNRVSEQFIRVNQYMHQRHQDQISAFLERVGWKAEVTPSGLWIVVENPGEGRRITENMRVRYAFESMLLDGTPCYEASVSRPKEIVVGKGGVESGVEQGLQLLSEGAEAIFIIPPHLAHGNFGDREKIPGNMVLIYHVQVLKVD, encoded by the coding sequence ATGTGTAGACTTTGCAGGGAAACCTTTGTAGTAATGATCGCTCTCATGCTCGCTGCCTGCGATCCACCCGTACAGGAACCCGCTGAGGTAGCGGACAACCGGGTTTCTGAACAATTTATCCGGGTCAATCAGTATATGCACCAAAGGCACCAGGATCAGATATCGGCCTTCCTGGAGAGGGTGGGATGGAAGGCTGAAGTGACACCCTCGGGCCTGTGGATTGTGGTGGAAAACCCCGGAGAGGGGAGACGGATTACTGAAAATATGCGCGTTCGCTATGCTTTTGAATCCATGTTGCTGGACGGCACCCCCTGTTACGAAGCCAGTGTCAGTCGGCCCAAAGAGATCGTGGTGGGTAAGGGAGGAGTGGAGTCTGGTGTCGAGCAGGGCCTGCAACTTTTGTCTGAAGGTGCAGAGGCCATATTTATCATTCCTCCGCACCTGGCTCACGGAAATTTCGGGGATCGTGAAAAAATTCCCGGGAATATGGTCCTGATTTATCATGTGCAGGTTCTGAAGGTTGATTAG
- a CDS encoding aconitase/3-isopropylmalate dehydratase large subunit family protein yields the protein MGMTVIEKILAAHSGRDQVHPGEIVDVRIDARAARDFGGANVVRHLEEHHLTIDDPSSTFFTFDCNPTGSDQKYAANQHRCRQFARKEGIKVYDIDKGIGTHILMEEGLSYPGSTAVSTDSHANILGAVGAFGQGMGDKDIAVAWHKGSTWFKVPPSVKIVLESSMDSGLTAKDMVLNLLDKFGASTLLGCSVEMVGEAAEKLTLDQRITVASMATEMGAIIIFFNPSKEVIRYCESRTRKKVEPVLADADAQYEKIYQVDVSGFNSRISLPGKPHDTAELPAEKVWIDSAFIGSCTNGRIEDMRAAAEVLKGRVLAEGVVLKIVPATDRVWQACMEEGLLNVLKEAGALVSNAGCAGCAAGQVGQNGPGECTISTGNRNFPGKQGQGEVYLASPSVVAASALAGYITSVDALPEVPEKREFRSAAGHRAETKKKARAAGTPGRPNEIEGRAWYIPMDNIDTDMIFHNRHLSITDIEEMGQYTFGNLSGYEDFAKKVKPGDIVVTGKNFGSGSSRQQAVDCFISLDVRCVLAESFGAIYERNAINAAFPIMNSDRIASLELEDGDVISLNFETGAIRNVTKNIMLESTPFSEVQMEIYQNNGLF from the coding sequence ATGGGTATGACGGTTATTGAGAAGATTCTTGCAGCTCATTCCGGACGGGATCAGGTGCATCCCGGAGAAATTGTGGATGTGAGGATAGATGCACGTGCAGCACGTGATTTTGGAGGGGCCAATGTGGTCAGGCATCTGGAGGAGCATCACCTGACCATTGATGATCCTTCTTCCACCTTTTTCACATTTGACTGCAATCCTACGGGATCGGATCAGAAATATGCTGCAAATCAGCACAGATGCAGGCAGTTTGCCCGGAAAGAGGGGATTAAGGTCTATGATATTGATAAGGGTATCGGTACCCATATTCTGATGGAGGAGGGCCTTTCCTATCCTGGATCTACTGCGGTTTCGACCGATTCTCATGCCAATATCCTGGGCGCCGTGGGAGCCTTTGGACAGGGCATGGGCGATAAAGATATTGCCGTCGCCTGGCACAAGGGTTCCACCTGGTTCAAGGTACCCCCAAGTGTAAAAATTGTGCTGGAGAGCTCCATGGATTCCGGGCTGACAGCTAAGGATATGGTGCTGAACCTCCTTGACAAATTCGGGGCCAGTACCCTCCTGGGATGTTCTGTGGAAATGGTGGGGGAGGCAGCTGAAAAACTAACTCTGGATCAACGCATCACCGTGGCTTCAATGGCGACAGAGATGGGGGCCATTATTATTTTTTTCAATCCCAGTAAAGAAGTGATCCGGTATTGTGAATCCAGGACAAGGAAAAAAGTGGAGCCGGTGCTGGCCGATGCGGATGCCCAGTATGAAAAGATCTATCAGGTGGATGTTTCCGGGTTTAACTCCAGGATCTCCCTTCCCGGAAAGCCCCATGATACGGCTGAACTGCCCGCCGAAAAGGTGTGGATCGATTCCGCCTTTATCGGCAGTTGTACCAACGGAAGAATTGAAGATATGAGAGCCGCGGCCGAGGTTTTGAAAGGAAGAGTTTTGGCAGAGGGTGTGGTCCTGAAGATTGTACCGGCCACGGACAGGGTCTGGCAGGCCTGCATGGAAGAGGGCTTGCTTAATGTCTTGAAGGAAGCAGGGGCCCTGGTCTCCAATGCGGGATGTGCCGGATGTGCAGCGGGTCAGGTGGGCCAGAACGGGCCTGGAGAGTGTACTATAAGTACCGGGAACCGGAACTTTCCAGGAAAACAGGGGCAAGGGGAGGTATACCTGGCTTCTCCTTCTGTCGTGGCCGCATCTGCGCTTGCAGGTTATATTACCAGTGTGGATGCTTTACCTGAGGTTCCGGAAAAAAGGGAATTCAGGAGTGCTGCCGGCCACAGGGCCGAAACAAAAAAGAAGGCCCGCGCGGCCGGCACCCCCGGCCGCCCCAATGAAATTGAGGGCCGGGCCTGGTATATTCCCATGGATAATATTGATACTGATATGATCTTTCACAACAGGCATCTCTCCATCACCGATATAGAGGAGATGGGTCAGTATACTTTTGGAAATCTTTCGGGTTATGAGGACTTTGCGAAGAAAGTGAAGCCAGGCGATATTGTAGTAACAGGTAAAAATTTCGGATCGGGAAGCTCGCGGCAGCAGGCCGTAGACTGTTTCATCTCCCTGGATGTCCGGTGTGTGCTGGCGGAATCGTTTGGAGCTATTTATGAAAGAAATGCCATAAATGCAGCATTTCCCATTATGAATTCAGACCGCATTGCCTCCCTGGAACTGGAAGATGGGGATGTGATCAGCCTGAATTTTGAAACGGGTGCCATACGCAATGTGACTAAAAATATCATGCTGGAGTCAACTCCATTTTCGGAAGTGCAGATGGAAATTTACCAGAATAACGGACTGTTTTAA
- a CDS encoding DHH family phosphoesterase, with protein sequence MVEEGVAASIRDWIGSSTHVAVLTHANPDGDAIGSSLALALTLVKLGINAQVVIPDGLPDFLRWLPGIEYSTTFAYKREKAIEILESADLIFCLDFNDPKRLNGVEEHLHKSQAKKVLIDHHQDPHNFTDILISETWRGSVGEMIYVFLREVFEENLMDKDIATCLYVAIMTDTGNFNYASSYPEIFHIVGELMQYDIEKDRIYSNVYDAFSEDRIRLQGYCMQEKMVVLPQFHTAYISLTDEELKRFNHRKGDTEGFVNIPFSVKGVKFTALFIEKKDRIKISFRSRGNFPVNRVASEHYQGGGHINAAGGDSFLSMKETLAGFESLLPGYSKLLKDV encoded by the coding sequence ATGGTAGAAGAGGGAGTTGCAGCAAGCATTCGTGATTGGATCGGGTCGTCCACCCATGTTGCAGTGCTTACCCACGCCAATCCGGATGGAGATGCCATTGGCTCGAGTCTGGCCCTGGCGCTGACCCTGGTCAAGCTGGGGATTAATGCGCAGGTGGTTATCCCCGATGGATTGCCCGACTTCCTGCGTTGGCTCCCCGGAATAGAATACTCCACCACTTTTGCCTATAAACGGGAGAAAGCCATTGAAATCCTGGAGAGTGCGGATTTGATTTTTTGTCTGGATTTTAACGATCCGAAACGTCTTAACGGCGTAGAAGAGCACCTTCATAAATCACAGGCAAAAAAAGTACTGATCGATCACCACCAGGACCCGCATAATTTTACTGATATCTTAATTTCTGAAACCTGGCGAGGATCCGTTGGCGAAATGATCTACGTGTTCCTCCGGGAGGTATTTGAAGAAAATCTGATGGACAAAGATATTGCCACCTGTCTTTATGTGGCCATCATGACAGATACAGGCAATTTTAATTATGCCAGCAGCTATCCTGAGATTTTTCATATCGTCGGTGAACTGATGCAGTATGATATTGAGAAAGACAGGATCTATTCCAATGTATACGATGCTTTTTCGGAAGACCGGATTCGCCTGCAGGGTTATTGCATGCAGGAAAAGATGGTGGTGCTTCCTCAGTTTCATACTGCCTACATCAGCCTGACCGATGAGGAACTGAAAAGATTTAATCACCGGAAGGGGGATACAGAAGGTTTTGTAAATATTCCATTTTCGGTAAAGGGTGTGAAGTTTACGGCCCTCTTTATCGAGAAAAAGGACAGGATCAAAATATCTTTCCGGTCACGCGGCAATTTCCCTGTGAACCGGGTGGCTTCGGAACATTATCAGGGAGGGGGGCATATCAATGCGGCCGGGGGGGACTCCTTTCTGAGCATGAAGGAGACTCTGGCCGGATTCGAATCTTTGCTTCCGGGGTATTCAAAGTTACTTAAGGATGTGTAG
- a CDS encoding DUF721 domain-containing protein, translating into MERKEVRKIDTLLQQFVKSNRLEKGLAEYRLMKSWKDLLGISVAKKTKTLRIQNRKLYVTLHSSVVRNELSMIKESLIPKLNEAAGMDVIDDVVLR; encoded by the coding sequence ATGGAGAGAAAAGAGGTCCGGAAAATTGATACGCTGCTTCAGCAGTTTGTGAAGTCGAACCGCCTGGAAAAGGGGCTTGCTGAGTACAGGCTGATGAAATCATGGAAAGATCTGCTGGGTATCTCTGTGGCCAAAAAAACCAAGACCCTCCGGATACAAAACCGGAAACTTTATGTGACTCTGCACTCCTCGGTGGTCAGAAACGAGTTGAGTATGATCAAAGAATCTCTGATCCCAAAACTCAATGAGGCAGCGGGAATGGATGTAATTGACGATGTCGTGCTCAGATAA
- a CDS encoding MBL fold metallo-hydrolase, which translates to MKITFLGTGTSQGVPVIGCRCASCMSEDEHDKRLRSSVLIEQDGQVVVIDTGPDFRQQMLRAGVSKLDAVLYTHEHRDHIAGLDDIRAFNYIQKSPMDVYAEDRVKRALKNGFPYVFAEKKYPGVPQVMMHALSKDPFKIGDLEIVPIRLMHYRLPVLGFRIGHFAYLTDGNYISEAEKEKLYGVKYLVVNALRKEPHISHFTLSEAVRLMEELSPRMGYLTHISHQMGPALELERELPPQIRPAYDGLVLEV; encoded by the coding sequence TTGAAAATTACTTTTCTTGGTACCGGCACTTCCCAGGGAGTTCCGGTGATCGGATGCAGATGTGCCAGCTGCATGTCTGAAGATGAACATGATAAGCGCCTGCGATCCTCTGTACTTATTGAACAGGATGGGCAGGTGGTGGTGATCGATACAGGTCCGGACTTCAGGCAACAGATGCTCCGGGCAGGAGTTTCTAAACTGGATGCTGTTCTTTATACCCATGAGCACCGCGACCATATAGCCGGACTGGATGACATACGTGCCTTTAATTATATTCAGAAGAGTCCCATGGATGTGTATGCGGAAGACCGGGTAAAGCGTGCATTAAAAAATGGATTCCCTTATGTTTTTGCCGAGAAAAAGTACCCTGGAGTGCCCCAGGTGATGATGCATGCCCTGTCAAAGGATCCCTTTAAAATCGGAGACTTGGAGATTGTACCGATCCGCTTGATGCACTACCGCCTTCCTGTACTGGGATTTCGCATAGGGCATTTTGCCTACCTGACGGATGGGAATTATATTTCCGAGGCTGAAAAGGAGAAGTTATACGGGGTTAAATATCTGGTGGTTAATGCCTTAAGAAAGGAACCGCATATCTCCCATTTCACACTTTCGGAAGCTGTCAGATTAATGGAAGAATTAAGTCCCCGAATGGGCTACCTGACCCACATTTCTCACCAGATGGGCCCGGCTTTGGAACTGGAAAGGGAACTTCCTCCGCAGATACGGCCCGCCTATGATGGACTGGTTCTGGAAGTATAG
- a CDS encoding MFS transporter: protein MPESIHPNIIRLYLIKTAKWFMLYMPIVVPFYESNGLSMKDIMILQAVYSIAIVVLEVPSGYLADVIGRRKTLIIGAVFGTLGFTTYSLSYGFMGFLLAEIILGFGQSCISGADSAMLYDSLLDKGQEKKYTRFEGRITALGNVAEALAGIAGGFLAGITIRTPYMAQIFVAFIALPAAITLVEPTRKIPLIKARIGEILQITRFALFTDRPLRRNILFSAITGTATLTMAWFAQPFFEYTKIDIAWFGILWTTLNLTVAITSYTAHRLEKRLGQKGSILLIATLIPMGYLALSRFNLPTGLVVLYLFYLVRGYATPVLKDYINRITASHIRATVLSVRNFIIRLLFALTGPLLGWIKDVYSLPQALMLAGIIFLIFSGLTAILFISSGKEMNRERNYTSRTSPS from the coding sequence TTGCCTGAATCGATCCATCCAAACATCATCCGGCTTTACCTGATCAAAACCGCTAAATGGTTCATGCTCTACATGCCCATTGTAGTTCCATTCTACGAAAGTAACGGCCTTTCTATGAAAGACATAATGATCCTGCAGGCCGTTTACTCCATTGCCATAGTGGTACTGGAAGTGCCTTCAGGCTATCTGGCCGATGTGATCGGGCGCAGAAAGACCTTGATCATCGGCGCAGTATTCGGCACACTTGGATTCACCACCTATTCGCTAAGCTATGGATTTATGGGATTTCTCCTTGCTGAAATCATACTGGGTTTTGGCCAGAGTTGTATTTCGGGAGCCGATTCGGCCATGTTATATGATTCATTGCTGGACAAGGGACAAGAAAAGAAATACACCCGGTTTGAAGGCAGGATCACGGCCCTGGGCAATGTAGCCGAGGCCCTGGCAGGAATTGCGGGGGGCTTTCTGGCCGGCATCACGATCAGGACCCCCTATATGGCTCAGATTTTTGTGGCATTTATAGCACTTCCTGCTGCCATTACGCTAGTGGAACCCACACGCAAAATACCACTGATCAAGGCCAGGATTGGAGAAATCCTGCAAATTACCAGGTTTGCCCTTTTTACAGACCGCCCCCTCAGGCGCAACATCCTTTTCAGCGCCATAACCGGAACTGCCACCCTGACCATGGCGTGGTTTGCTCAACCCTTCTTCGAATATACAAAGATCGATATCGCGTGGTTCGGGATACTCTGGACGACTCTGAACCTGACGGTGGCTATCACTTCTTACACGGCACACAGGCTTGAAAAAAGACTGGGACAGAAAGGTTCCATTCTGCTCATAGCCACCCTGATTCCAATGGGATATCTGGCATTGAGCAGGTTTAATCTCCCCACCGGTCTGGTGGTGCTCTATCTGTTTTACCTGGTACGGGGCTATGCCACACCCGTTCTTAAAGATTATATCAACCGGATTACTGCTTCCCATATCAGAGCCACTGTACTTTCGGTGAGAAATTTTATTATCCGCCTGCTCTTTGCATTGACCGGACCACTTCTGGGCTGGATAAAAGATGTCTATTCCCTGCCTCAGGCTCTTATGCTTGCAGGAATCATCTTCCTGATATTCAGCGGACTTACCGCTATTCTGTTTATCAGCTCAGGAAAGGAAATGAACCGGGAGAGAAACTATACTTCCAGAACCAGTCCATCATAG
- a CDS encoding FKBP-type peptidyl-prolyl cis-trans isomerase, with protein MKNLRKIQSVLLLAAGLLVLTSCTEETEDQDALEQEQRFFSIFMAANYPDAVRQPSGLYYIENKEGTGDMPGDSAWLLVNHVAYTIPDEVVYETYIENVAYDNFLGDDDALYGPYKIRNGLHNEGFTEGLTMMREGGEATFLFTSELGYGSKNAGSVGAYRSLKYEVILLEVLGDDIEEYEAAKIVAYTDTIPGVDTVYNAENDITMYYVVDEPTDGPPVAMDSTIAVAYRGYLTDGRVFDESPEDSYYQFKVGDYEAETSPIIGWHLGLERFKEGEKGRLIIPYKFAYGETGNYSSKGNVSIPPYETLVFEVEVISVDPDTDEEDPGQEQ; from the coding sequence ATGAAGAATCTAAGAAAAATACAATCCGTTCTGTTATTGGCAGCAGGCCTTCTTGTGTTGACTTCCTGCACGGAGGAAACTGAGGATCAGGACGCTTTGGAGCAGGAACAGCGATTTTTCAGCATCTTTATGGCGGCTAACTATCCCGATGCTGTTCGTCAGCCAAGCGGTCTCTATTATATCGAGAATAAGGAAGGCACCGGCGATATGCCCGGAGACAGTGCCTGGCTTCTGGTAAATCATGTAGCCTATACCATCCCTGATGAGGTGGTTTACGAAACATACATTGAGAATGTGGCCTATGACAATTTCCTGGGGGATGATGATGCCCTGTACGGACCCTATAAGATCAGGAATGGTTTGCACAATGAAGGATTTACCGAAGGGTTGACAATGATGCGGGAGGGGGGAGAAGCCACTTTCCTGTTTACCAGTGAACTGGGTTACGGTTCCAAGAATGCTGGAAGCGTGGGGGCATACAGGTCTTTGAAATATGAAGTGATTCTTCTGGAAGTTTTGGGTGATGATATCGAGGAATATGAAGCGGCTAAAATAGTGGCTTATACCGATACCATTCCGGGAGTGGATACGGTTTACAATGCGGAAAATGATATCACCATGTATTATGTGGTGGATGAACCCACGGATGGACCTCCTGTTGCGATGGATTCAACCATAGCGGTAGCCTACAGGGGATACCTGACCGATGGAAGGGTCTTTGATGAATCCCCGGAGGATAGTTATTACCAGTTCAAAGTGGGGGATTATGAAGCAGAAACCTCTCCCATCATAGGGTGGCATCTGGGACTGGAAAGATTTAAAGAGGGAGAAAAGGGTCGCCTGATTATTCCCTATAAATTTGCCTATGGGGAGACAGGAAACTATTCCAGTAAGGGGAATGTCTCTATACCTCCTTATGAAACCCTGGTATTTGAAGTGGAGGTGATTAGCGTGGATCCGGATACCGATGAGGAGGATCCGGGACAGGAGCAGTAG